Proteins from a single region of Primulina tabacum isolate GXHZ01 chromosome 5, ASM2559414v2, whole genome shotgun sequence:
- the LOC142544488 gene encoding uncharacterized protein LOC142544488, giving the protein MPFISPTENEPATPTFVPESQLFDRESPIEVVNLENVDSGAEDRKKRSTWRKVEDKVLARSFVTISDGPIIGNDQKAEAFWGRVASYYNDNRPADTPNRSASVIRSHWHNTIQKKSVDHHVSTKKARTSESGASNTSSNQDASLHVDLIEEENRPMGQKAAKRKGKGKTRSDMECMTTNLDNMFAKFTEYTSMKKVEVEMKQKQLEVEEMKAKAAMAKVQLKEYAILSKDTSQMTYEQLIIHERLCQEIRGRWNI; this is encoded by the exons ATGCCATTTATTTCTCCGACGGAAAATGAACCGGCCACTCCTACTTTCGTCCCAGAGAGTCAATTGTTCGACCGTGAATCCCCAATTGAAGTCGTAAATTTGGAGAATGTGGATTCTGGCGCTGAGGATAGAAAAAAACGGTCAACCTGGAGAAAGGTTGAAGACAAGGTCTTAGCGAGATCGTTTGTCACGATCAGCGATGGCCCAATCATCGGCAATGATCAAAAGGCGGAAGCTTTCTGGGGACGTGTTGCAAGCTACTACAATGACAATCGTCCCGCAGATACACCCAATAGAAGTGCAAGTGTCATACGATCGCACTGGCACAATACCATCCAAAAAAAA TCCGTTGATCACCATGTTAGCACGAAGAAGGCAAGGACCTCGGAGTCGGGAGCAAGCAACACCTCATCCAACCAAGATGCGAGTCTACATGTAGAcctaattgaagaagaaaatcgtcCAATGGGTCAAAAGGCAGCAAAAAGAAAGGGAAAAGGTAAAACGAGATCGGACATGGAGTGTATGACGACAAACTTGGACAATATGTTTGCAAAGTTTACTGAATATACAAGCATGAAAAAAGTTGAAGTTGAAATGAAACAAAAACAACTCGAAGTAGAGGAGATGAAAGCAAAAGCTGCTATGGCCAAAGTTCAACTAAAGGAATATGCAATCCTTTCGAAGGATACTTCGCAAATGACATATGAGCAACTTATCATCCACGAACGTCTATGTCAAGAGATTAGGGGGAGATGGAATATTTAA
- the LOC142547754 gene encoding acireductone dioxygenase 2-like, with protein MGSLSKDDRSEVIQAWYMDDSDQDQRLPHHREPKEFLSFEKLDELGVLSWRLDADNYETDPELKKIREARGYSYMDFCEVCPEKLHNYEEKIKNFYEEHLHTDEEIRYCVAGSGYFDVRDRDEAWIRIWVKKGAMIVLPAGIYHRFTLDSDNYIKAMRLFVGDPIWTPFNRPHDHLPARKQYVESFVQKKNAGQTVDAAA; from the exons ATGGGTTCCCTCAGCAAG GATGACAGGTCGGAAGTTATTCAGGCATGGTACATGGATGACAGCGATCAAGATCAGAGACTTCCCCATCACCGCGAGCCTAAAGAATTTCTCTCATTTGAAAAGCTTGATG AGCTTGGAGTGCTCAGTTGGAGGTTAGATGCTGACAACTACGAAACTGATCCAGAGTTGAAGAAAATTCGTGAAGCCCGTGGATATTCCTACATG GACTTTTGCGAGGTTTGCCCAGAAAAACTTCACAATTATGAGGAGAAGATCAAGAACTTCTATGAAGAACATCTTCACACAGATGAAGAGATCCGCTACTGTGTTGCGGGGAGCG gttaTTTTGATGTTCGTGATCGTGATGAAGCTTGGATCCGCATTTGGGTGAAGAAAGGGGCGATGATTGTCCTGCCAGCTGGTATTTATCATCGTTTCACCCTTGACTCGGACAACTATATCAAG GCAATGCGGCTCTTTGTTGGTGATCCCATTTGGACCCCATTTAATCGTCCTCATGATCATCTACCTGCAAG GAAACAATATGTTGAATCTTTCGTGCAGAAGAAAAATGCTGGACAAACAGTTGATGCTGCAGCTTAA
- the LOC142545041 gene encoding acireductone dioxygenase 1-like produces MALEAWFMQEDEEDQRLPHQKNPPEYVSMDHLAGLAVLYWKLDPNKYENDPALDRIRQERGYSFMDLLDLRPDKVENYDHKLKNFFTEHIHADEEIRYCLEGSGYFDVRDKSDKWIRVWIKPGDLIVLPAGIYHRFTLDIDNYIKLMRLFVGEPVWTPFNRPQDDHPARKKYVTNIIQDIVAPLEAYIKI; encoded by the exons ATGGCGCTGGAG GCATGGTTTATgcaagaagatgaagaagatcAAAGGCTCCCACACCAGAAAAACCCACCCGAATACGTCTCAATGGATCACTTGGCGGGTCTTGCAGTTCTCTACTGGAAACTGGACCCGAATAAATACGAGAATGACCCGGCATTAGACAGGATCAGACAAGAGAGAGGATACAGTTTCATG GACTTGCTGGACTTGCGCCCTGACAAGGTAGAAAACTATGACCACAAGCTGAAGAATTTTTTCACGGAGCACATACATGCGGACGAGGAAATACGATACTGTCTTGAAGGGAGTGGGTACTTCGATGTCCGGGACAAGTCGGATAAATGGATCCGGGTATGGATCAAACCCGGTGACCTCATCGTGTTGCCTGCAGGAATTTACCATCGATTTACCCTCGACATCGACAACTATATCAAG TTGATGAGGTTGTTCGTCGGAGAACCAGTGTGGACACCGTTCAACCGTCCGCAGGACGATCATCCGGCGAGGAAGAAGTATGTCACCAACATTATACAAGACATTGTTGCACCACTTGaagcatatataaaaatataa